From one Synechocystis sp. PCC 6803 substr. PCC-P genomic stretch:
- the minD gene encoding septum site-determining protein MinD: protein MNRIIVVTSGKGGVGKTTTTANLGAALARLGKKVVLIDADFGLRNLDLLLGLEQRIVYTAIDVLADECTIDKALVKDKRLPNLVLLPAAQNRSKDAINAEQMQSLVEQLKDKFDYIIIDCPAGIEAGFRNAVAPAQEAIIVTTPEMSAVRDADRVIGLLEAEDIGKISLIVNRLRPEMVQLNQMISVEDILDLLAVPLIGILPDDQKIIISTNKGEPLVMEEKLSVPGLAFQNIARRLEGQDIPFLDFMAAHNTLLNRIRRRLLGG from the coding sequence ATGAATCGGATTATTGTTGTCACTTCGGGCAAAGGTGGAGTCGGAAAAACCACCACCACCGCCAATTTAGGAGCGGCCCTAGCTCGATTGGGAAAAAAGGTTGTCCTGATTGATGCGGACTTTGGCCTGCGAAATCTGGATTTATTGCTGGGTTTGGAACAACGTATTGTTTACACCGCTATCGACGTTTTAGCTGATGAATGTACCATCGACAAAGCCCTAGTAAAAGATAAGCGTCTGCCCAATTTAGTCCTGCTCCCTGCCGCCCAAAACCGGTCAAAGGATGCCATCAATGCTGAACAAATGCAGTCTTTGGTGGAACAACTCAAAGATAAGTTTGACTACATTATCATCGACTGTCCCGCTGGTATTGAAGCTGGTTTTCGCAATGCCGTGGCTCCGGCCCAGGAAGCAATCATTGTCACCACTCCAGAGATGTCGGCGGTGCGGGATGCAGACCGGGTAATTGGTCTTTTGGAAGCGGAAGACATCGGCAAAATTAGCTTGATTGTTAACCGCCTGCGACCAGAGATGGTACAACTCAATCAAATGATTAGTGTGGAGGACATTTTAGACCTTTTAGCGGTGCCGCTCATTGGCATTTTGCCAGACGATCAAAAAATTATTATTTCCACCAACAAAGGGGAACCTTTAGTGATGGAAGAAAAGCTTTCTGTACCGGGGTTAGCGTTCCAAAACATTGCCCGTCGCCTAGAAGGTCAAGACATTCCTTTTCTGGATTTCATGGCGGCCCACAATACCCTACTCAACCGTATCCGCCGTCGTCTCTTGGGGGGTTAA
- a CDS encoding class A beta-lactamase yields the protein MITSMPRRPKSRRTQRRNLRVISGTSTPPTGVTIAEVGEQAGASTEINQEQSNQKPGETKVNPLKVVSATGVKSVAKGKNVGLRPRKPSKPLSWWQKSVLTSVRLGIVGIGIGAIAGTAITTFSPTKFIRGDQNGAPLATAKEPHQTQPDQPAIYPQKVLASIAGWVTTETDKLRGTPATATPEATESQETTVATAPSAVSDQVQPTQEDQALTQKLTTLGTSKAPAINSYSYFIDVDNGQFANAKGETQLPAASTIKIPVAIAFFEAVDQGKIQLHEELPLTQDVIVGEAGTMQYDVGKRSSYPALEVVTKMIVISDNTATNMLIKRLGGKEFLNQRFQAWQMPQTKINNYLPDLEGTNTTSPQDLALLLVKLQGGELLSLKSRDRLLGIMQQTKTRTLLPQGLEPDAQIAHKTGDIGTVLGDAGIVDMPNGKRYVGAVLATRPHNDVAGRLLIQDISRTAYQHYKGITPPASSPAQPPAKQESPATAPVEPSN from the coding sequence ATGATTACTTCCATGCCCCGCCGTCCTAAGTCTCGTCGCACCCAACGCCGTAATCTCCGGGTTATCTCCGGTACATCTACCCCCCCCACCGGCGTCACCATTGCTGAGGTTGGGGAACAGGCCGGTGCTTCCACAGAAATAAACCAAGAGCAGTCAAACCAAAAGCCAGGGGAAACCAAGGTCAACCCCCTGAAGGTTGTTAGCGCCACCGGGGTTAAATCCGTAGCCAAGGGTAAAAATGTCGGCCTACGGCCCCGCAAACCCAGTAAACCCCTCAGTTGGTGGCAAAAGAGTGTGTTGACCTCTGTTCGCCTTGGCATTGTGGGTATTGGCATCGGGGCGATCGCCGGTACGGCCATTACCACCTTCAGTCCCACTAAATTTATCCGGGGAGACCAGAATGGTGCCCCCTTGGCCACTGCGAAAGAACCCCATCAAACCCAGCCGGACCAGCCAGCTATTTACCCCCAAAAGGTGTTAGCTTCCATTGCGGGTTGGGTCACCACTGAAACCGATAAATTGCGGGGAACACCGGCAACGGCCACACCAGAAGCGACAGAAAGTCAGGAAACGACCGTGGCCACTGCCCCCAGTGCTGTCTCTGACCAGGTTCAGCCTACCCAAGAGGATCAGGCCCTAACCCAAAAATTAACTACCCTGGGCACTTCCAAAGCTCCGGCCATTAATTCCTACTCCTATTTCATTGATGTGGATAACGGCCAGTTCGCCAATGCCAAGGGAGAAACCCAACTCCCCGCCGCCAGCACCATTAAAATTCCCGTGGCGATCGCCTTTTTTGAAGCAGTGGACCAGGGCAAAATTCAACTCCACGAAGAACTGCCCCTAACGCAAGATGTGATTGTGGGGGAAGCGGGAACTATGCAATATGACGTGGGCAAACGCTCCAGCTATCCAGCCTTGGAGGTGGTGACCAAAATGATTGTGATCAGCGATAACACCGCCACCAATATGTTAATCAAACGGCTGGGGGGTAAGGAATTTCTCAACCAACGCTTCCAGGCTTGGCAGATGCCCCAAACGAAAATTAATAATTACCTGCCGGATTTAGAAGGTACCAACACCACCAGTCCCCAGGATCTAGCTTTATTGCTGGTCAAACTCCAGGGAGGGGAATTGTTATCCCTTAAATCCCGTGATCGCCTGTTGGGGATCATGCAACAGACCAAAACCCGCACCCTTTTACCCCAGGGGTTGGAACCGGATGCCCAAATTGCCCATAAAACCGGCGACATTGGTACCGTCTTGGGGGATGCGGGCATAGTGGATATGCCCAATGGCAAACGCTATGTGGGGGCCGTCTTGGCCACCAGACCCCATAACGATGTGGCGGGCCGTTTGCTAATTCAAGATATTTCTCGCACTGCTTACCAACACTACAAAGGTATTACCCCTCCAGCTAGCAGTCCCGCCCAACCCCCGGCTAAGCAGGAAAGCCCTGCTACTGCTCCAGTGGAGCCGAGTAATTAA
- a CDS encoding YihY/virulence factor BrkB family protein: MGNNFAQLKRLINFFRTVILPARISQLILQTFLKWQKDNCMDMGAALAYYALFSLFPICLVMLSIAGRLLGADSNYYLQLISFAQNILPEQPFKVFQQALTNLNQSSFSAGLIGFGILVLTASRIFDALNQSVKKIWSVVHQPKENIGVKHHAFNFIRNKILAFLLVLSTVMVFLLSIFANLAAKIFLTVLAEFGQSIPWVTFDSLGLITTLQTSISYFLITVVIITLFKVLPPVRLQWWDIFPGAILTAATMMALQNAVGSGIIRIGENLQAYGVVGNVMVLLLWIYLIFQVFFIGCEFTFVFTYIFGSRHQKEKPF, encoded by the coding sequence ATGGGGAACAATTTTGCCCAACTGAAGCGGTTGATTAACTTTTTTCGGACTGTGATTTTACCAGCCCGCATCAGTCAGTTGATATTACAGACCTTTCTGAAATGGCAAAAAGATAACTGCATGGATATGGGGGCCGCCCTAGCGTACTATGCCCTCTTTTCCCTGTTTCCCATCTGTTTAGTAATGCTTAGCATTGCTGGTAGATTATTAGGGGCAGATTCAAATTATTATCTACAGCTCATTAGCTTTGCCCAAAATATTTTACCGGAACAACCCTTTAAGGTTTTTCAGCAAGCTTTGACTAATCTTAACCAAAGTAGCTTTAGTGCTGGACTCATTGGTTTTGGTATTTTGGTTCTCACTGCTAGTCGTATTTTTGATGCTTTGAATCAAAGTGTAAAGAAAATCTGGTCGGTGGTTCATCAGCCCAAGGAAAATATTGGAGTTAAGCACCACGCCTTCAATTTTATCAGGAATAAAATCCTCGCTTTTTTGCTGGTTTTAAGTACAGTGATGGTATTTTTGCTATCCATATTTGCCAATTTAGCCGCTAAAATTTTCCTCACCGTACTGGCGGAATTTGGACAGTCCATTCCTTGGGTTACCTTTGACAGTTTAGGATTAATTACCACTCTACAAACTAGTATTTCTTACTTTCTCATTACCGTAGTTATTATCACTCTATTCAAAGTTTTGCCTCCCGTCCGTCTGCAATGGTGGGATATTTTTCCCGGCGCAATTTTAACTGCGGCCACCATGATGGCCTTACAAAATGCAGTTGGCAGTGGCATTATTCGCATTGGTGAAAACTTACAAGCTTACGGTGTGGTGGGCAATGTAATGGTATTGTTATTGTGGATTTATTTGATTTTTCAGGTGTTTTTTATTGGTTGCGAGTTTACCTTTGTATTTACCTATATTTTTGGTAGTCGTCACCAGAAAGAAAAACCATTTTAG
- the ppk1 gene encoding polyphosphate kinase 1 codes for MIQAMPSAPTVDFKDPAYYFNRELSWLAFNQRVLHEGLDDRTPLLERLKFLAIFCSNLDEFFMVRVAGLKQQVEANVTKLTADGRTPSQQLKEISKSLRPLVYQQNQVFEYVLKEKLADEGIFLNDYVDLSQEERQYLHQFYDDHIFPVLTPLAVDPSHPFPYISNLSLNLGVVVRDPDTDEELFARVKVPPTLPRFVALPEDVCQPDPNKPWLWTGVPLEQVIAHNLASLFPGMIIQECHLFRVTRNADIAVEEDEADDLLLAIEEELRKRRVGKSAVRLEINASTPKNIRDRLMTDLGLEEIDVYDIDGLLGLKDLFFFLSLPAPHLKDEPWASVIPPRLKHVYEFVDGDEDGRVQQEGIDIFTLIRQGDILVHHPYQSFTASVQQFITQAAYDPHVLTIKMTLYRTSGDSPIVNALIAAAENGKQVAVLVELKARFDEENNINWARKLEQYGVHVVYGLVGLKTHTKTVLVVRQEGPDIRRYVHIGTGNYNPKTAKLYTDLGLITCRPELGNDLTNLFNFLTGYSRQKDYQKLLVAPVNMRERMVAMIEREADHCLNGGTGRIVAKMNSLVDTQIIRALYAASQAGVQIDLIVRGICCLRPGVENVSENIRVISVIGRLLEHSRIFYFHNGGEEEIYIGSADWMSRNLTRRVEAVVPVEQPDLKQELQSILGILLADNRQAWELQPDGTYVQRRPASPEQSQSSQAIFTAQAIAETTEDPELRSV; via the coding sequence ATGATCCAAGCTATGCCCTCTGCTCCCACCGTTGACTTTAAAGATCCTGCTTACTATTTCAATCGAGAATTGAGTTGGTTAGCCTTTAATCAGCGGGTGCTCCATGAAGGTTTAGACGACCGTACCCCCTTGTTGGAACGGTTAAAGTTTTTGGCGATTTTTTGCTCCAACCTAGATGAATTTTTTATGGTCAGGGTGGCGGGGCTCAAGCAACAGGTAGAAGCGAATGTCACCAAGTTGACTGCGGATGGTCGTACTCCATCCCAACAGCTTAAAGAAATTAGCAAAAGTCTGCGGCCTTTGGTATATCAACAAAACCAGGTGTTTGAGTATGTGCTCAAGGAAAAATTAGCGGATGAGGGCATTTTCCTCAACGATTATGTAGATCTAAGCCAAGAAGAAAGACAGTATTTGCATCAATTCTATGATGACCATATTTTCCCGGTTTTAACTCCCCTGGCGGTGGACCCCAGCCATCCTTTTCCCTACATTTCCAACCTTAGTCTTAATTTGGGGGTGGTGGTGCGAGACCCGGATACGGATGAAGAATTATTTGCCAGGGTAAAAGTGCCCCCCACTCTGCCCCGCTTTGTGGCTTTGCCGGAGGACGTGTGTCAGCCAGACCCCAACAAACCATGGCTCTGGACCGGTGTGCCCCTGGAGCAGGTCATCGCCCACAATTTAGCTTCCCTTTTTCCCGGCATGATCATCCAGGAATGTCATTTATTTCGGGTGACCCGTAACGCAGACATTGCAGTGGAAGAAGACGAGGCTGATGATCTACTCCTGGCGATCGAAGAGGAATTGCGTAAACGTAGGGTGGGGAAATCCGCTGTGCGCTTGGAGATCAATGCTTCAACTCCGAAAAATATTCGCGATCGCCTGATGACGGATCTAGGGCTAGAAGAAATTGACGTTTATGACATTGACGGCCTGTTGGGGCTGAAGGATCTGTTCTTTTTCCTTTCTTTACCTGCTCCCCACCTCAAGGACGAACCCTGGGCTTCGGTTATTCCTCCCCGCCTGAAGCATGTCTATGAATTTGTCGATGGGGACGAAGACGGCCGGGTCCAGCAGGAGGGGATAGATATTTTTACTCTGATTCGCCAGGGAGATATTTTAGTTCACCATCCCTACCAATCCTTCACCGCTTCGGTGCAACAATTTATTACCCAGGCGGCCTACGATCCCCATGTATTGACCATTAAAATGACCCTGTACCGCACTTCGGGGGATTCCCCCATTGTTAACGCTCTGATTGCGGCGGCGGAAAATGGCAAACAGGTGGCGGTGTTGGTGGAACTCAAGGCCCGTTTTGATGAAGAAAATAACATTAACTGGGCTAGAAAGCTAGAACAGTACGGCGTCCATGTGGTCTATGGACTGGTGGGGCTAAAAACCCACACTAAAACCGTCCTCGTGGTGCGCCAGGAAGGCCCTGATATCCGTCGTTACGTTCACATTGGTACTGGTAATTACAATCCCAAAACCGCTAAGCTCTACACCGATTTGGGGTTGATTACCTGTCGTCCGGAATTGGGCAATGACCTGACCAATTTATTTAACTTTCTCACCGGCTATTCCCGCCAAAAGGATTACCAAAAATTGCTGGTGGCTCCGGTTAATATGCGGGAAAGAATGGTGGCCATGATTGAGCGGGAAGCGGACCATTGTTTAAATGGGGGCACCGGCCGCATTGTGGCCAAGATGAATTCCCTGGTAGATACCCAGATCATTCGTGCCCTCTACGCAGCTTCCCAGGCGGGGGTGCAGATTGATCTGATTGTGCGGGGTATTTGTTGCCTCCGACCGGGGGTGGAAAATGTCAGTGAAAACATTCGGGTAATCAGTGTAATTGGTCGTCTGTTGGAGCACTCCCGCATTTTCTATTTCCACAATGGCGGTGAAGAGGAAATTTACATTGGCAGTGCCGATTGGATGAGTCGTAATCTAACCCGACGGGTGGAGGCGGTGGTGCCGGTGGAACAGCCGGATCTCAAACAGGAATTACAGTCCATCTTGGGCATTCTTTTGGCCGATAATCGTCAAGCTTGGGAGCTACAGCCCGATGGCACCTATGTGCAACGCCGTCCCGCTTCCCCGGAACAAAGCCAGAGTTCCCAGGCAATTTTCACTGCCCAGGCGATCGCCGAAACTACGGAAGACCCGGAACTACGTTCAGTTTGA
- a CDS encoding IS701 family transposase: MTKTREAKKTVQCVDTYSELYKDIFPEVRSYESFRYIIVGILSDIKRKSLPAIASSLELKNEQGLLHFMTDSPWELKELEKRRLNIILEVLEGREIIVIIDETGDPKKGKITDYVKRQYIGNLGKIESGIVSVNAYVYCDGVTFPLESKVFKPKERLKEGDKYKTKPELAVEIIKELEESSFKIKRIVSDSLYGESHSNFISAVEELKIEYAVGSGAIMGSGFQRKLK; this comes from the coding sequence ATGACAAAGACAAGAGAGGCGAAAAAGACAGTACAGTGTGTAGACACATATAGTGAACTGTATAAAGATATATTTCCAGAAGTGAGGTCTTATGAGTCATTTAGATATATCATTGTGGGAATATTAAGTGATATAAAAAGAAAGAGTTTACCTGCAATAGCATCATCACTAGAATTGAAAAATGAACAGGGACTACTGCATTTCATGACAGATTCTCCTTGGGAACTAAAAGAATTAGAAAAAAGAAGATTAAATATTATCTTAGAAGTTTTAGAAGGAAGAGAAATAATAGTAATAATAGATGAAACAGGAGACCCCAAAAAAGGGAAAATAACAGATTATGTAAAAAGACAATATATTGGAAATTTAGGAAAAATAGAAAGCGGTATAGTGTCAGTAAATGCCTATGTTTACTGCGATGGGGTAACGTTTCCTCTAGAATCAAAAGTATTTAAACCAAAAGAAAGATTAAAAGAGGGAGATAAGTATAAAACAAAGCCAGAATTAGCAGTAGAGATAATAAAAGAACTAGAAGAAAGTAGTTTTAAAATAAAAAGAATAGTGTCAGATAGCTTATATGGAGAAAGCCATAGCAATTTTATCAGTGCTGTAGAGGAATTAAAAATAGAATATGCAGTGGGATCCGGAGCAATCATGGGGTCTGGCTTCCAAAGGAAGCTAAAGTAA
- the minE gene encoding cell division topological specificity factor MinE has translation MILELIERLFSRSGKNSGEDARRRLKLVIANDRSGLSPEMMEEMRREIVEVVSRYVEIDPGEMEFSLESDQRMTALIANLPVRRVRRTKAKSEAQES, from the coding sequence ATGATTTTGGAATTGATTGAAAGGCTCTTTAGCCGGAGTGGCAAAAATAGCGGCGAAGATGCCCGTCGGAGGCTCAAACTGGTCATCGCCAATGATCGATCAGGGCTAAGCCCGGAAATGATGGAGGAAATGCGACGGGAAATCGTGGAGGTGGTAAGTCGCTATGTGGAAATTGACCCCGGAGAGATGGAGTTTTCCTTGGAAAGTGACCAACGGATGACAGCTTTAATTGCCAATTTGCCGGTGCGTCGGGTACGTCGAACCAAAGCTAAATCAGAAGCACAAGAAAGTTAG
- a CDS encoding phycocyanobilin:ferredoxin oxidoreductase, which produces MAVTDLSLTNSSLMPTLNPMIQQLALAIAASWQSLPLKPYQLPEDLGYVEGRLEGEKLVIENRCYQTPQFRKMHLELAKVGKGLDILHCVMFPEPLYGLPLFGCDIVAGPGGVSAAIADLSPTQSDRQLPAAYQKSLAELGQPEFEQQRELPPWGEIFSEYCLFIRPSNVTEEERFVQRVVDFLQIHCHQSIVAEPLSEAQTLEHRQGQIHYCQQQQKNDKTRRVLEKAFGEAWAERYMSQVLFDVIQ; this is translated from the coding sequence ATGGCCGTCACTGATTTAAGTTTGACCAATTCTTCCCTGATGCCTACGTTGAACCCGATGATTCAACAGTTGGCCCTGGCGATCGCCGCTAGTTGGCAAAGTTTACCCCTCAAGCCCTATCAATTGCCGGAGGATTTGGGCTACGTAGAAGGCCGCCTGGAAGGGGAAAAGTTAGTGATTGAAAATCGGTGCTACCAAACGCCCCAGTTTCGCAAAATGCATTTGGAGTTGGCCAAGGTGGGCAAAGGGTTGGATATTCTCCACTGTGTAATGTTTCCTGAGCCTTTATACGGTCTACCTTTGTTTGGCTGTGACATTGTGGCCGGCCCCGGTGGAGTAAGTGCGGCTATTGCGGATCTATCCCCCACCCAAAGCGATCGCCAATTGCCCGCAGCGTACCAAAAATCATTGGCAGAGCTAGGCCAGCCAGAATTTGAGCAACAACGGGAATTGCCCCCCTGGGGAGAAATATTTTCTGAATATTGTTTATTCATCCGTCCCAGCAATGTCACTGAAGAAGAAAGATTTGTACAAAGGGTAGTGGACTTTTTGCAAATTCATTGTCACCAATCCATCGTTGCCGAACCCTTGTCTGAAGCTCAAACTTTGGAGCACCGTCAGGGGCAAATTCATTACTGCCAACAACAACAGAAAAATGATAAAACCCGTCGGGTACTGGAAAAAGCTTTTGGGGAAGCTTGGGCGGAACGGTATATGAGCCAAGTCTTATTTGATGTTATCCAATAA
- the minC gene encoding septum site-determining protein MinC, with protein MSDDTPHPEWQLVPQGNFVRLSLTLPTVTTAPDSPSLVFSHQQLEQSLGNYLRIMAGRWQDQTLVRLAVNNQLLDARQLQAIAAGLKEQNLTLQWVETNRRQTAVAAASAGLSVDQTMADKPLVDPSETPSLPKPLVVRHTLRSGGEIRHGGDVVIIGDVNPGSSIVADGDILIWGCLRGMAHAGAKGNDQAVIMILRLAACQIRIGDRLARVGADAVDRREPEIAYITSEGIRLTPVRQFQRSALL; from the coding sequence ATGAGTGACGACACACCCCATCCTGAGTGGCAATTAGTCCCCCAGGGAAACTTTGTCCGATTATCCCTAACTCTCCCGACGGTAACGACGGCTCCCGACTCCCCTAGCCTGGTGTTTTCCCATCAACAACTGGAACAAAGCTTGGGTAATTATCTGCGTATTATGGCGGGGCGATGGCAAGACCAGACCCTAGTGCGGTTAGCGGTGAATAATCAACTGTTGGATGCTAGACAACTCCAGGCGATCGCCGCTGGCCTGAAGGAACAGAACCTGACCTTGCAGTGGGTGGAAACCAACCGTCGTCAAACCGCTGTGGCCGCCGCCAGTGCCGGCCTTTCCGTGGATCAAACCATGGCCGACAAGCCCCTGGTGGATCCTTCCGAGACCCCTTCTCTCCCCAAACCGTTAGTGGTACGCCATACCCTCCGTTCTGGGGGGGAAATTCGCCATGGAGGAGATGTAGTCATCATTGGCGATGTCAATCCGGGCAGTAGCATTGTGGCCGACGGTGACATCCTTATTTGGGGATGTTTGCGGGGTATGGCCCATGCCGGTGCCAAAGGCAATGACCAGGCTGTTATTATGATTCTGCGGTTGGCCGCCTGTCAGATCCGCATTGGCGATCGCCTAGCTAGGGTAGGGGCCGATGCCGTTGATCGCCGTGAGCCCGAAATCGCTTATATTACTTCAGAAGGTATCCGTCTGACCCCGGTGCGTCAGTTTCAGCGTTCTGCTCTGCTATAA
- a CDS encoding TrmJ/YjtD family RNA methyltransferase, giving the protein MEPQGERNVGAIARAMKNMGLEELILVNPRCDYRSVEAQTMAVHAKDVLAQAKVVDDLATALGDRQRIIATSARERILQSPMETPRQALPWLLAPNLKSALVFGREDSGLTNEELNQAHRFVRIPVHPQYPSLNLSQAVMVCTYELYQASLAMETNNQVPGDRLEDGSTMPLATNAQLDSYCQHLEKTLLNIEVLYPHTARSKMAKFRRIYQRAALNSEEVALLRGILGQIDWLAQQIKP; this is encoded by the coding sequence GTGGAGCCCCAGGGGGAAAGAAATGTAGGGGCGATCGCCAGAGCGATGAAGAATATGGGGTTGGAAGAATTAATTTTGGTCAATCCCCGTTGTGATTATCGGAGCGTTGAGGCCCAAACCATGGCAGTCCATGCCAAAGACGTCCTCGCCCAAGCGAAGGTAGTGGATGATTTGGCCACAGCCCTTGGCGATCGCCAGCGCATCATTGCCACCAGTGCTAGGGAGCGAATATTGCAATCCCCCATGGAAACCCCCCGCCAAGCATTGCCTTGGTTGTTGGCTCCAAACCTCAAAAGCGCCCTAGTATTTGGTCGGGAAGACAGTGGCCTAACCAATGAGGAACTCAACCAAGCCCACCGTTTTGTGCGGATCCCAGTCCATCCCCAATATCCCTCGTTGAACCTTTCCCAAGCAGTGATGGTCTGTACTTATGAATTGTACCAAGCTAGCCTAGCCATGGAGACAAATAACCAAGTCCCTGGCGATCGCCTGGAGGATGGGTCAACCATGCCCTTGGCCACCAATGCTCAATTGGATAGTTACTGTCAGCACCTGGAGAAAACTTTGCTCAATATCGAAGTTTTATATCCCCATACTGCCCGTAGTAAAATGGCGAAATTTCGCAGAATTTATCAGCGAGCCGCCCTAAACAGCGAAGAAGTGGCCCTATTGCGGGGAATTTTGGGCCAAATTGATTGGTTAGCGCAACAAATTAAGCCTTAA
- a CDS encoding transposase: MTRIPDIKYKEVGRIYGVRSWIEYGFEQCKSELGWADFRVTHCEEIQKWWELVMCAYCMICFYDENFNPTLNSTSKYYQKHEKWDKEEG; the protein is encoded by the coding sequence ATGACTCGAATACCAGATATTAAATATAAAGAAGTTGGCAGAATATATGGAGTAAGGTCATGGATAGAATATGGATTTGAGCAATGCAAAAGTGAATTAGGATGGGCAGATTTTAGGGTAACTCATTGTGAGGAAATTCAAAAATGGTGGGAATTAGTGATGTGTGCATATTGTATGATTTGTTTTTATGATGAGAATTTTAATCCGACTCTAAATTCAACGTCAAAGTATTATCAAAAGCATGAAAAATGGGATAAAGAAGAAGGGTAG
- the thiC gene encoding phosphomethylpyrimidine synthase, producing the protein MRTAWVAKRQGQTNVSQMHYARKGVITEEMDYVAKRENLPVELIKDEVARGRMIIPANINHTNLEPMAIGIASKCKVNANIGASPNSSNIDEEVEKLLLSVKYGADTVMDLSTGGGDLDVIRTAIINASPVPIGTVPIYQALESVHGSIENLTPDDFLHIIEKHAQQGVDYMTIHAGLLIEYLPLVKSRITGIVSRGGGIIAKWMLHHHKQNPLYTHFDEIIEIFKKYDVSFSLGDSLRPGCTHDASDDAQLSELKTLGQLTRRAWEHDVQVMVEGPGHVPIDQIEFNVKKQMEECSEAPFYVLGPLVTDIAPGYDHITSAIGAAIAGWHGTAMLCYVTPKEHLGLPNAEDVRNGLIAYKIAAHAADIARHRPGARDRDDELSKARYNFDWNRQFELSLDPERAKEYHDETLPADIYKTAEFCSMCGPKFCPMQTKVDAEMLEELEVFLAKDKEMVSQR; encoded by the coding sequence ATGAGAACTGCTTGGGTTGCTAAGCGCCAGGGACAAACCAATGTTTCCCAGATGCATTATGCCCGCAAAGGGGTGATCACGGAGGAAATGGATTATGTGGCGAAGCGAGAGAATCTGCCCGTTGAGTTGATCAAAGATGAAGTGGCCCGGGGTCGCATGATTATCCCCGCCAACATCAACCACACTAATCTGGAACCGATGGCGATCGGCATTGCTTCCAAATGTAAAGTTAACGCCAACATTGGTGCTTCCCCTAACTCTTCCAATATTGACGAGGAAGTGGAAAAGTTGCTTTTGTCTGTTAAATACGGCGCAGACACGGTAATGGATTTATCCACCGGCGGTGGTGACTTAGACGTGATTCGTACCGCCATCATAAATGCTTCCCCCGTTCCCATTGGGACCGTACCCATTTACCAAGCCCTGGAGAGCGTCCACGGTAGCATCGAAAACCTGACCCCGGATGATTTCCTCCACATCATTGAAAAGCATGCCCAGCAGGGGGTGGACTATATGACCATCCATGCCGGGTTGTTAATTGAGTATTTACCCTTAGTGAAATCTCGCATCACTGGCATCGTTTCCCGGGGGGGCGGCATTATTGCTAAATGGATGTTGCATCACCACAAGCAAAATCCGCTCTACACCCACTTTGACGAGATTATTGAAATCTTCAAAAAGTACGACGTTTCTTTCAGTTTGGGGGATTCCCTCCGTCCCGGCTGTACCCACGATGCTTCCGACGATGCTCAATTGTCTGAACTTAAAACCCTCGGTCAGTTAACCCGCCGGGCTTGGGAGCATGATGTCCAGGTGATGGTAGAAGGCCCCGGCCACGTCCCCATTGACCAAATTGAGTTCAACGTTAAAAAGCAAATGGAAGAGTGCAGTGAAGCTCCCTTCTACGTGCTGGGCCCCCTAGTAACGGACATTGCCCCTGGTTACGACCACATTACCTCCGCCATCGGAGCGGCGATCGCCGGTTGGCACGGCACTGCCATGTTGTGTTATGTCACCCCCAAAGAACATTTAGGTTTACCCAATGCGGAAGATGTACGCAATGGTTTAATCGCCTATAAAATTGCCGCCCACGCCGCCGACATTGCCCGCCACCGCCCAGGGGCCCGCGACCGGGATGACGAACTTTCCAAAGCCCGCTATAACTTCGACTGGAACCGTCAGTTTGAATTGTCCCTTGATCCGGAACGGGCCAAAGAATACCACGACGAAACTTTACCGGCGGATATTTATAAAACCGCTGAATTTTGTTCTATGTGTGGGCCCAAATTCTGCCCCATGCAAACTAAAGTCGATGCAGAAATGCTGGAAGAACTAGAGGTCTTTTTGGCTAAGGATAAAGAAATGGTATCCCAGCGTTAA